One genomic segment of Clavelina lepadiformis chromosome 3, kaClaLepa1.1, whole genome shotgun sequence includes these proteins:
- the LOC143449370 gene encoding uncharacterized protein LOC143449370 isoform X1 — MALNKDKESCCRNQNNFKYLKLKLLFLFRMIGGVCGYAIYQAIFLKHVGLSSYEAGLIFSVEKIIAAAASLCLGMISDKTKRPKEILIIALLSGSAILSAQFFVLPPKPHKELADALMCYNRSQSFCNDTDMENLMDYYIDRNQDNVQRLNKSKNCLNISWNLTDFSDWKIGNSENVSSSADSQKNLPNLPSCLCNSCQQNYTNLSLADCFRKVADAKNTGSIYKEFPAMTNYGIVLSNNNKTCYVIFGLTKTEKITINSFGFTFWIMLVLVSLLVFSVSGTSPIIDATIINALGEEDRWRYGRQIILGCALSGAMAAFVGHLKDYTQESIGALRHATTNISYIPMYATNITSWICASCVAYKLDIKYDGSNRVKLAKIKVVLRNPFFVIFLVLLLFYGFAQAILEYYVFWFAEMKLNASTMVLGLSTLAGGLSDIPVLFYSGYVIKRVGCPAIFCVTMLLFSIRFYLYSLLTEAWMIIPMDLFRAITYGLMWPAVCNYAGSISPPELRATTMALVYMFSWNLGAAIGSFAGGYLLDLYGGEGLFKISSLICLAGLLFYVIAYFLVAKFIGSTKDHLHHENKENGNCDVDVDKFEMKSMIEQKDGNIETGMN, encoded by the exons ATGGCTCTGAACAAAGACAAGGAAAGCTGCTGTCGAAATCAAAATAACTTCAagtatttgaaattaaaattgctGTTTCTTTTTCGTATGATAG GTGGTGTTTGTGGTTATGCCATTTACCAGGCTATATTCCTTAAGCATGTTGGTCTGTCTTCCTATGAGGCTGGGCTCATATTTTCCGTGGAGAAAATTATAGCGGCGGCAGCATCCTTGTGCTTGGGGATGATCTCTGATAAAACAAAGCGTCCAAAGGAAATCCTCATCATAGCATTGCTTTCTGGTTCTGCTATTCTATCCGCACAATTCTTTGTGCTACCACCTAAACCACATAAGGAATTAG CAGATGCATTGATGTGCTACAATCGCTCCCAGTCCTTTTGTAACGATACTGACATGGAGAACTTGATGGACTACTATATTGATCGGAACCAGGATAATGTGCAGAGATTgaacaaatcaaaaaactgCCTAAACATTTCATGGAACTTGACCGATTTCTCTGATTGGAAAATAGGCAACAGCGAAAACGTTTCTAGCAGTGCTGATTCTCAGAAAAATTTGCCAAATTTACCTTCTTGTTTATGTAATTCATGCCAACAAAATTATACAAACTTGTCTTTAGCCGACTGTTTTCGAAAGGTAGCTGATGCTAAAAATACTGGCTCAATCTACAAAGAGTTTCCAGCGATGACAAATTATGGTATAGTGTTGTCAAATAATAACAAGACGTGTTATGTTATCTTTGGTTTAACAAAGACGGAGAAAATTACAATTAACTCGTTTGGTTTCACGTTTTGGATAATGTTAGTTTTAGTTAGCTTGTTGGTATTCTCGGTTTCTGGTACTTCTCCAATCATTGACGCAACAATTATAAACGCGCTTGGAGAAGAAGACCGCTGGAGATATGGAAGACAAATCATACTGGGCTGTGCCCTCAGCGGAGCTATGGCTGCCTTTGTTGGCCATCTGAAAG ATTATACACAGGAATCCATTGGTGCACTCCGACATGCAACAACGAATATCAGCTACATTCCTATGTACGCGACAAATATTACGTCATGGATCTGTGCTTCTTGTGTTGCGTATAAGCTCGATATCAAATATGACGGATCTAATCGTGTGAAATTGGCGAAAATTAAG GTTGTGTTAAGGAATCCTTTTTTCGTAATTTTTCTTGTGCTTTTGCTCTTTTACGGATTTGCACAAGCTATTTTGGAGTACTATGTATTTTGGTTTGCTGAAATGAAGTTAAATGCATCAACTATGGTACTGGGTTTATCGACATTGGCTGGAGGTCTATCTGATATTCCTGTTCTCTTCTACTCTGGATACGTTATAAAAAGAGTCGGATGTCCAGCAATTTTTTGCGTTACAATGCTGTTATTTTCG ATCAGATTTTACCTCTATTCTTTGCTCACTGAAGCATGGATGATTATTCCAATGGACTTGTTTCGAGCAATTACTTACGGCTTGATGTGGCCAGCTGTTTGTAACTACGCAGGAAGCATCAGTCCTCCAGAATTGCGAGCTACGACCATGGCTCTTGTTTACATGTTCTCGTGGAATTTAG GAGCGGCAATTGGATCTTTCGCAGGAGGCTATCTTTTGGATCTGTATGGAGGGGAAGGCTTATTCAAAATAAGCTCTTTAATATGTCTGGCGGGATTGTTGTTCTATGTCATTGCATATTTCTTGGTGGCGAAATTTATCGGATCCACGAAAGATCACTTACATCACGAGAACAAGGAAAACGGCAATTGTGATGTCGACGTTGATAAGTTTGAAATGAAAAGCATGATTGAACAAAAAGATGGAAACATAGAGACTGGGATGAATTAa
- the LOC143449370 gene encoding uncharacterized protein LOC143449370 isoform X2 — translation MALNKDKESCCRNQNNFKYLKLKLLFLFRMIGGVCGYAIYQAIFLKHVGLSSYEAGLIFSVEKIIAAAASLCLGMISDKTKRPKEILIIALLSGSAILSAQFFVLPPKPHKELDALMCYNRSQSFCNDTDMENLMDYYIDRNQDNVQRLNKSKNCLNISWNLTDFSDWKIGNSENVSSSADSQKNLPNLPSCLCNSCQQNYTNLSLADCFRKVADAKNTGSIYKEFPAMTNYGIVLSNNNKTCYVIFGLTKTEKITINSFGFTFWIMLVLVSLLVFSVSGTSPIIDATIINALGEEDRWRYGRQIILGCALSGAMAAFVGHLKDYTQESIGALRHATTNISYIPMYATNITSWICASCVAYKLDIKYDGSNRVKLAKIKVVLRNPFFVIFLVLLLFYGFAQAILEYYVFWFAEMKLNASTMVLGLSTLAGGLSDIPVLFYSGYVIKRVGCPAIFCVTMLLFSIRFYLYSLLTEAWMIIPMDLFRAITYGLMWPAVCNYAGSISPPELRATTMALVYMFSWNLGAAIGSFAGGYLLDLYGGEGLFKISSLICLAGLLFYVIAYFLVAKFIGSTKDHLHHENKENGNCDVDVDKFEMKSMIEQKDGNIETGMN, via the exons ATGGCTCTGAACAAAGACAAGGAAAGCTGCTGTCGAAATCAAAATAACTTCAagtatttgaaattaaaattgctGTTTCTTTTTCGTATGATAG GTGGTGTTTGTGGTTATGCCATTTACCAGGCTATATTCCTTAAGCATGTTGGTCTGTCTTCCTATGAGGCTGGGCTCATATTTTCCGTGGAGAAAATTATAGCGGCGGCAGCATCCTTGTGCTTGGGGATGATCTCTGATAAAACAAAGCGTCCAAAGGAAATCCTCATCATAGCATTGCTTTCTGGTTCTGCTATTCTATCCGCACAATTCTTTGTGCTACCACCTAAACCACATAAGGAATTAG ATGCATTGATGTGCTACAATCGCTCCCAGTCCTTTTGTAACGATACTGACATGGAGAACTTGATGGACTACTATATTGATCGGAACCAGGATAATGTGCAGAGATTgaacaaatcaaaaaactgCCTAAACATTTCATGGAACTTGACCGATTTCTCTGATTGGAAAATAGGCAACAGCGAAAACGTTTCTAGCAGTGCTGATTCTCAGAAAAATTTGCCAAATTTACCTTCTTGTTTATGTAATTCATGCCAACAAAATTATACAAACTTGTCTTTAGCCGACTGTTTTCGAAAGGTAGCTGATGCTAAAAATACTGGCTCAATCTACAAAGAGTTTCCAGCGATGACAAATTATGGTATAGTGTTGTCAAATAATAACAAGACGTGTTATGTTATCTTTGGTTTAACAAAGACGGAGAAAATTACAATTAACTCGTTTGGTTTCACGTTTTGGATAATGTTAGTTTTAGTTAGCTTGTTGGTATTCTCGGTTTCTGGTACTTCTCCAATCATTGACGCAACAATTATAAACGCGCTTGGAGAAGAAGACCGCTGGAGATATGGAAGACAAATCATACTGGGCTGTGCCCTCAGCGGAGCTATGGCTGCCTTTGTTGGCCATCTGAAAG ATTATACACAGGAATCCATTGGTGCACTCCGACATGCAACAACGAATATCAGCTACATTCCTATGTACGCGACAAATATTACGTCATGGATCTGTGCTTCTTGTGTTGCGTATAAGCTCGATATCAAATATGACGGATCTAATCGTGTGAAATTGGCGAAAATTAAG GTTGTGTTAAGGAATCCTTTTTTCGTAATTTTTCTTGTGCTTTTGCTCTTTTACGGATTTGCACAAGCTATTTTGGAGTACTATGTATTTTGGTTTGCTGAAATGAAGTTAAATGCATCAACTATGGTACTGGGTTTATCGACATTGGCTGGAGGTCTATCTGATATTCCTGTTCTCTTCTACTCTGGATACGTTATAAAAAGAGTCGGATGTCCAGCAATTTTTTGCGTTACAATGCTGTTATTTTCG ATCAGATTTTACCTCTATTCTTTGCTCACTGAAGCATGGATGATTATTCCAATGGACTTGTTTCGAGCAATTACTTACGGCTTGATGTGGCCAGCTGTTTGTAACTACGCAGGAAGCATCAGTCCTCCAGAATTGCGAGCTACGACCATGGCTCTTGTTTACATGTTCTCGTGGAATTTAG GAGCGGCAATTGGATCTTTCGCAGGAGGCTATCTTTTGGATCTGTATGGAGGGGAAGGCTTATTCAAAATAAGCTCTTTAATATGTCTGGCGGGATTGTTGTTCTATGTCATTGCATATTTCTTGGTGGCGAAATTTATCGGATCCACGAAAGATCACTTACATCACGAGAACAAGGAAAACGGCAATTGTGATGTCGACGTTGATAAGTTTGAAATGAAAAGCATGATTGAACAAAAAGATGGAAACATAGAGACTGGGATGAATTAa
- the LOC143449370 gene encoding uncharacterized protein LOC143449370 isoform X3: MISDKTKRPKEILIIALLSGSAILSAQFFVLPPKPHKELADALMCYNRSQSFCNDTDMENLMDYYIDRNQDNVQRLNKSKNCLNISWNLTDFSDWKIGNSENVSSSADSQKNLPNLPSCLCNSCQQNYTNLSLADCFRKVADAKNTGSIYKEFPAMTNYGIVLSNNNKTCYVIFGLTKTEKITINSFGFTFWIMLVLVSLLVFSVSGTSPIIDATIINALGEEDRWRYGRQIILGCALSGAMAAFVGHLKDYTQESIGALRHATTNISYIPMYATNITSWICASCVAYKLDIKYDGSNRVKLAKIKVVLRNPFFVIFLVLLLFYGFAQAILEYYVFWFAEMKLNASTMVLGLSTLAGGLSDIPVLFYSGYVIKRVGCPAIFCVTMLLFSIRFYLYSLLTEAWMIIPMDLFRAITYGLMWPAVCNYAGSISPPELRATTMALVYMFSWNLGAAIGSFAGGYLLDLYGGEGLFKISSLICLAGLLFYVIAYFLVAKFIGSTKDHLHHENKENGNCDVDVDKFEMKSMIEQKDGNIETGMN; the protein is encoded by the exons ATGATCTCTGATAAAACAAAGCGTCCAAAGGAAATCCTCATCATAGCATTGCTTTCTGGTTCTGCTATTCTATCCGCACAATTCTTTGTGCTACCACCTAAACCACATAAGGAATTAG CAGATGCATTGATGTGCTACAATCGCTCCCAGTCCTTTTGTAACGATACTGACATGGAGAACTTGATGGACTACTATATTGATCGGAACCAGGATAATGTGCAGAGATTgaacaaatcaaaaaactgCCTAAACATTTCATGGAACTTGACCGATTTCTCTGATTGGAAAATAGGCAACAGCGAAAACGTTTCTAGCAGTGCTGATTCTCAGAAAAATTTGCCAAATTTACCTTCTTGTTTATGTAATTCATGCCAACAAAATTATACAAACTTGTCTTTAGCCGACTGTTTTCGAAAGGTAGCTGATGCTAAAAATACTGGCTCAATCTACAAAGAGTTTCCAGCGATGACAAATTATGGTATAGTGTTGTCAAATAATAACAAGACGTGTTATGTTATCTTTGGTTTAACAAAGACGGAGAAAATTACAATTAACTCGTTTGGTTTCACGTTTTGGATAATGTTAGTTTTAGTTAGCTTGTTGGTATTCTCGGTTTCTGGTACTTCTCCAATCATTGACGCAACAATTATAAACGCGCTTGGAGAAGAAGACCGCTGGAGATATGGAAGACAAATCATACTGGGCTGTGCCCTCAGCGGAGCTATGGCTGCCTTTGTTGGCCATCTGAAAG ATTATACACAGGAATCCATTGGTGCACTCCGACATGCAACAACGAATATCAGCTACATTCCTATGTACGCGACAAATATTACGTCATGGATCTGTGCTTCTTGTGTTGCGTATAAGCTCGATATCAAATATGACGGATCTAATCGTGTGAAATTGGCGAAAATTAAG GTTGTGTTAAGGAATCCTTTTTTCGTAATTTTTCTTGTGCTTTTGCTCTTTTACGGATTTGCACAAGCTATTTTGGAGTACTATGTATTTTGGTTTGCTGAAATGAAGTTAAATGCATCAACTATGGTACTGGGTTTATCGACATTGGCTGGAGGTCTATCTGATATTCCTGTTCTCTTCTACTCTGGATACGTTATAAAAAGAGTCGGATGTCCAGCAATTTTTTGCGTTACAATGCTGTTATTTTCG ATCAGATTTTACCTCTATTCTTTGCTCACTGAAGCATGGATGATTATTCCAATGGACTTGTTTCGAGCAATTACTTACGGCTTGATGTGGCCAGCTGTTTGTAACTACGCAGGAAGCATCAGTCCTCCAGAATTGCGAGCTACGACCATGGCTCTTGTTTACATGTTCTCGTGGAATTTAG GAGCGGCAATTGGATCTTTCGCAGGAGGCTATCTTTTGGATCTGTATGGAGGGGAAGGCTTATTCAAAATAAGCTCTTTAATATGTCTGGCGGGATTGTTGTTCTATGTCATTGCATATTTCTTGGTGGCGAAATTTATCGGATCCACGAAAGATCACTTACATCACGAGAACAAGGAAAACGGCAATTGTGATGTCGACGTTGATAAGTTTGAAATGAAAAGCATGATTGAACAAAAAGATGGAAACATAGAGACTGGGATGAATTAa
- the LOC143449371 gene encoding uncharacterized protein LOC143449371, with amino-acid sequence MNDIRATVVLSVLLLYVSTYSTGKTLPNRDVCNALYEAVMSEKRDGSKTPSPIDVNYCLNDVQGADTDCPIDASSCSNNCSFLGYETDKSGCVISCDCSSSGLYEEDIKYDLIDVIYLKQAYEARYEDIAHGPKMNMTIWNGVRIKSRVKIPYVFDDSLSAKGKTAISNAFSRFSKKTCIDFVPHTDEKDYIEFLSEGGCWSYVGCRGGKQPISIGFGCEWDGVVQHEIMHALGFWHEQSRPDRDQYVTIVKENIRAGKENNFNTRTFIDSLGSAYDTSSLMHYSGYAFSSNNLPTILDKSTNKPVRSQRKKFANTDVEQINALYECRTKVSTTSTTTHLPSVWSEWKEWSICSVTCGGGIQTRLRQCVSRSDEAIECPGSPAEERACQTTPCITTTMIPGNGTWGPWSNWFPCSKSCGNGYQWRFRECSGAVDSGNCDDAMWSGQACNTQSCNVIPETIALFYGAVWSSNKWFCDFGRVVTGDFNGDGKEDLLCYYPDNFMRLKFGVEKGEYSIINWQDFSKLCDTFTEELRHILVGDLNNDGLDDLLCHEKQSGKMQVLFYNRDIHFGSKKIDWEGNAPKFCNAEDDILYCADANGDSLSDLICKNSSGYISVMLNKFE; translated from the exons ATGAACGACATCCGAGCAACTGTAGTGTTATCAGTACTTTTGCTTTACGTTTCTACTTACTCAACTG GTAAAACACTTCCAAACCGAGACGTCTGTAACGCTTTATACGAGGCAGTGATGTCCGAAAAGAGAGATGGGAGTAAGACACCGAGCCCGATTGACGTCAACTACTGCTTAA ATGATGTACAAGGCGCCGATACAGATTGCCCGATTGATGCATCGTCTTGCTCCAATAACTGCTCATTTCTTGGATATGAAACGGATAAATCTGGATGTGTAATTAGTTGCGACTGCAGCTCAAGCGGTCTTTATGAAGAGGACATTAAATACGATCTTATTGATGTAATTTATCTTAAACAA GCCTATGAAGCACGTTATGAAGACATTGCACATGGACCAAAGATGAATATGACCATATGGAATGGAGTAAGAATTAAAAGCCGCGTCAAGATTCCTTATGTTTTTGACGACAGTTTGT CTGCCAAAGGCAAAACAGCAATATCCAACGCATTTTCGAGGTTTTCTAAGAAAACTTGCATTGACTTCGTACCACATACCGATGAAAAAGATTATATCGAGTTTTTATCTGAGGGTGGTTGTTG GTCATACGTTGGTTGTAGAGGTGGAAAGCAACCGATCTCCATTGGTTTTGGATGCGAATGGGACGGTGTTGTACAGCATGAAATTATGCATGCTTTGGGGTTCTGGCATGAACAATCTAGACCCGATAGAGATCAGTATGTCACtattgtaaaagaaaacatccGTGCAG GAAAAGAAAATAACTTCAACACAAGAACGTTTATCGATTCTCTTGGGTCAGCTTATGACACAAGCTCTCTCATGCACTATAGTGGTTATGCTTTCAGCTCAAATAACCTTCCAACCATCCTTGataaatcaacaaacaaaccagTTCGATCGCAAAGaaagaaatttgcaaatacCGACGTGGAACAAATCAATGCTTTGTACGAATGTCGTACAAAAGTATCGACCACTTCAACAACAACTCATTTACCAT CTGTGTGGAGCGAATGGAAAGAATGGAGTATCTGTTCGGTAACATGCGGAGGTGGCATTCAAACTCGTCTTCGTCAATGTGTTAGTAGAAGTGATGAAGCGATTGAATGTCCTGGATCACCAGCCGAGGAAAGAGCTTGTCAAACCACTCCATGCATTACCACAACTATGATACCTGGGAATGGTACCTGGGGCCCATGGTCTAATTGGTTTCCATGTTCAAAATCATGCGGCAACGGATATCAATGGAG ATTTCGTGAATGTTCCGGCGCTGTGGATAGTGGCAATTGTGATGATGCTATGTGGTCGGGACAAGCATGCAACACTCAAAGCTGCAACGTAATACCAG AAACAATAGCTCTATTTTATGGAGCTGTGTGGAGCTCCAATAAATGGTTTTGTGACTTTGGTCGTGTTGTTACGGGAGATTTCAACGGGGATGGAAAAGAAGACTTATTGTGTTATTACCCCGATAACTTCAT GCGTCTTAAGTTTGGTGTTGAAAAGGGCGAGTATTCAATAATCAACTGGCAAGATTTTAGTAAATTGTGTGATACTTTTACGGAAGAACTTCGACACATTTTGGTTGGTGATCTCAATAACGATGGACTCGATGATCTGTTGTGTCATGAAAAACAAAGCgg aaaaatgcaAGTTCTTTTCTATAACCGAGACATTCATTTCGGtagcaaaaaaattgattggGAAGGAAACGCTCCAAAATTTTGCAACGCAGAAGATGACATTCTTTACTGCGCCGACGCAAATGGCGATTCTTTAAGTGACCTCATTTGCAAAAATAGTAGTGGCTACATATCCGTCATGctaaataaatttgaataa
- the LOC143449372 gene encoding dymeclin-like, translating into MGTVQSVPDYSLVTTYLHKLAGRESISENDPFWNQLFSNSLPDTAAVISKLQQNEVMKTFCESLIMNADVSKNFITLVKVFLSRCSELATSVECDNVMYIWQTTNALCILRNVCLSLLENMAEEKLVDLFKCTHSDNPVICQLDKRAEIDHLNNFIHRLLDIVIDIPLSTLTYALHLETLNCILVLLSCQVFLSSPVQPIYDVFIHDVSADEANAFIHRLMGNFVKQVTNTSCLISSEKPSKEHSADLMPTISKLSSLFTGNKSFEKECKPTQRATSLSHLSSLIILILMNYGDKDEGSKQINGNVFKTALSIICYTPTSQSQQSSFFVDFSRLYSTLCTTIAEECGCGTLLLYYLMQCNQSIQAFILSKTEIDDLVLPILKIIHSASSKVSNHVYMSLIVLLIFTEDADFNKSVHTIKLQSVPWYTDRHLTNVSLGDVIVSVITRLLYLNMRQHFDGYLNTNCLAALANMSQHFRNIGVYPAQKIFELLTYLMKQYDRCNASLMLPDHHSLDSDHPGPSTAQKQTLEEVIKLLLEVISFCLTKEILLHNENFIYAMLQQSHVFTMLREYVMFKDDMLVIDKIVAFFLLKLEEQNLLSQPMTVSQIQIIISDSAKHMPEFESQKVSSMKFHYVEEESSKDFFIPYIWSIVFNESGMNWNTECLKQSDYDVDV; encoded by the coding sequence ATGGGTACAGTTCAAAGTGTTCCAGACTATTCACTTGTTACTACATATCTACACAAGCTTGCGGGAAGAGAAAGTATATCTGAAAATGATCCATTTTGGAATCAGTTATTCTCAAATTCTTTGCCAGACACTGCAGCTGTAATCAGTAAACTCCAACAAAATGAGGTCATGAAGACGTTCTGTGAGTCGTTAATTATGAATGCTGATGTTTCTAAAAACTTTATAACTTTAGTTAAAGTATTTTTGTCGAGGTGCTCAGAACTTGCAACATCAGTGGAGTGCGATAACGTTATGTACATTTGGCAAACTACAAATGCGCTGTGCATTTTACGCAACGTGTGTTTGTCTTTGCTGGAAAACATGGCCGAAGAGAAACTCGTTGACCTGTTCAAATGTACACATTCTGATAATCCTGTTATTTGCCAGCTTGACAAAAGAGCGGAAATTGACcatttgaataattttatcCACCGTCTATTGGATATTGTCATTGATATTCCACTGTCTACACTCACTTATGCTTTACACTTGGAAACACTTAACTGTATACTTGTTTTACTCTCTTGTCAGGTATTTTTATCATCTCCAGTCCAGCCCATATATGATGTTTTTATTCATGATGTTAGTGCAGATGAAGCAAATGCTTTCATTCATAGACTTATGGGCAACTTTGTTAAACAAGTAACTAACACGAGTTGCTTGATTTCATCAGAAAAACCCAGTAAGGAACATTCTGCTGATCTAATGCCAACAATATCTAAACTTTCATCGTTGTTCACGGGTAACAAATCATTTGAGAAGGAATGTAAGCCCACACAAAGGGCTACATCACTTAGCCATCTCAGTAGTCTTATCATACTAATATTAATGAATTATGGAGATAAAGATGAAGGTAGTAAGCAGATTAATGGCAATGTATTTAAAACTGCTTTATCTATAATTTGCTATACGCCAACATCACAAAGTCAACAGagttcattttttgttgatttttcaaGATTATATTCTACTCTGTGCACTACAATTGCAGAAGAGTGTGGATGTGGCACCTTGCTGCTCTATTACTTGATGCAGTGCAATCAAAGTATACAAGCATTTATTCTCTCGAAAACTGAAATTGATGATCTAGTTCTGcctattttgaaaataattcattCAGCTTCATCGAAAGTATCAAATCATGTATATATGtcattaattgttttgttaatatttactGAAGATGCCGACTTTAACAAAAGTGTTCATACTATTAAACTTCAGTCGGTTCCATGGTATACAGACAGACACCTTACAAATGTGAGTTTGGGTGATGTAATTGTTTCAGTTATTACACGGCTTTTATATCTAAACATGCGTCAACACTTTGACGGTTACTTGAATACGAATTGTCTTGCTGCTTTAGCCAATATGTCACAACACTTTCGAAATATTGGTGTTTATCCTGCtcagaaaatatttgaattgcTGACATACTTAATGAAACAGTATGATCGTTGCAATGCGTCGTTGATGCTTCCTGACCACCACTCGCTTGATTCTGATCATCCAGGCCCTTCAACTGCACAGAAGCAAACCTTAGAGGaagttataaaattgcttttggAAGTAATTAGTTTTTGCCTAACTAAAGAAATACTTCTTCATAatgaaaactttatttatGCCATGCTACAGCAAAGCCATGTCTTTACAATGTTAAGAGAGTATGTAATGTTCAAAGATGACATGTTAGTCATTGACAAAATTGTGGCCTTTTTTCTGTTAAAACTTGAAGAGCAAAACCTGTTGTCACAACCTATGACTGTCAGTCAAATTCAAATCATAATTAGTGATTCTGCCAAGCACATGCCTGAATTTGAATCGCAAAAAGTTTCCAGTATGAAGTTTCATTATGTAGAAGAAGAATCATCTAAAGACTTTTTTATTCCATATATATGGTCGATTGTTTTTAATGAAAGTGGAATGAATTGGAATACAGAATGCCTCAAACAATCCGATTATGATGTTGATGTTTAG